The stretch of DNA GCAGGCGTGATCGACAGGCGACGGTATCCGATGCCCAACATTGCGAGGGCCTCCAATCGGCGGCCACCCATTTCACCGCATACGCTGAGGCGCACCGGATAGCCTTCAACCCCACGCACCACGCGTTGAAGGAAACGCAGGATCGCCGGGCTCAGCCAGTCATAGCGTTCCGCCAATTTGGGGTTGGCGCGATCCGCGGCGAAGAGGAACTGGGTCAGGTCATTGGTCCCGACCGAAATGAAGGACAGGCGCGGAACGATCTGCTCGAGCACTTCGGCCAGTGCCGGTACTTCGAGCATACAGCCATATTCGATGGCTTCGGGCAGCAGCCTGCGGCGACCACGCAGGAATTCGAGCTGCTCTTCGAAGACCTCCTTCGCCGCGTCGAATTCCCAGGGCTCGGAAACCATCGGGAACATTACGGAAAGCTGGCGCCCGGCCGCCGCTTCCAGCAGCGCGCGAGCCTGGGCCTTGAGCAAGCCTTCGCGTTCAAGCGAGAGCCGCAGCGCGCGCCAGCCCATCGCCGGGTTCTCGTCCCGCTCGGCCACCTGCGAATTGAGGTAGGGAACCGCCTTGTCGCCACCTATGTCGACCGTGCGGAATATCACCGGCTTGTCGCCTGCAGCATCGAGCACATCTCGATAGAGCCGCATCTGCCGATCACGTGCTGGCAATGTGGCCGATACGAGGAACTGGAACTCGGTGCGGAACAGTCCAACACCATCGGCCCCGGTCATCGCGAGCGAACTCATGTCGTCGCGCAGTCCCGCGTTCATCATCACGGTAATGCGCGTGCCATCACGGGTGAAAGGCTCGACATCGCGCAGCTCGGCATAGGCTGCCTGGCGTTCACGGTTCTTGGCGAAGCGAGTATCGAGGGCGTCGAGCAAGGCCTGCCCAGGGCGCAGCGTTACCAGACCGCGGTCGGCATCGAGCAAAACCTGATCGCCTTCGCTGACCTGCGACAACACACCTGTCGCACGACCCAGCACGGGAATACCCATAGCGCGTGCCACGATAACGACATGGGAGGTGAGCGAACCTTCTTCGAGCACCACGCCCTTCAAGCGACGGCGATCATACTCAAGCAGTTCGGCCGGACCGAGGTTGCGCGCGATGAGGATCGAGTCGCGACGCAGGCCCTGCGTCGCAGCCGTGCCCAACTGGCCCGAAACGATGCGCAACAAGCGGTTCGAGAGGTCTTCAAGATCGTGCATGCGATCCGCCAGCAACGGATCGTCGATTTCGCGCATCCGCATCCGGGT from Erythrobacter mangrovi encodes:
- the ptsP gene encoding phosphoenolpyruvate--protein phosphotransferase, with protein sequence MSAAASARQILTRLHEIMAGRTHAQYKLDRVVETIAESLHSEVCSIYLLRQGALELYATQGLNPDAVHITRMGLSEGLVGAIARNIETLNLAEAKAHPDFLYRPETGEEKFHSFAGVPIVYRERAVGVLCVQHADPRRYEEVEIEALQTTAMVLSELIAHKELVDDVEAIDLGNANTETEVLEGLILVKGLATGQAVFHQPRIEIDQVVAEDIEAERQRVYRAFDKMREQIDQLGKEPEFGKGGEHVEVLETYKMFAYDEGWSRRINEAIDSGLTAEAAIERVQQRTRMRMREIDDPLLADRMHDLEDLSNRLLRIVSGQLGTAATQGLRRDSILIARNLGPAELLEYDRRRLKGVVLEEGSLTSHVVIVARAMGIPVLGRATGVLSQVSEGDQVLLDADRGLVTLRPGQALLDALDTRFAKNRERQAAYAELRDVEPFTRDGTRITVMMNAGLRDDMSSLAMTGADGVGLFRTEFQFLVSATLPARDRQMRLYRDVLDAAGDKPVIFRTVDIGGDKAVPYLNSQVAERDENPAMGWRALRLSLEREGLLKAQARALLEAAAGRQLSVMFPMVSEPWEFDAAKEVFEEQLEFLRGRRRLLPEAIEYGCMLEVPALAEVLEQIVPRLSFISVGTNDLTQFLFAADRANPKLAERYDWLSPAILRFLQRVVRGVEGYPVRLSVCGEMGGRRLEALAMLGIGYRRLSITPAAVGPIKELVRKVDLNEIGEQMSAWLASPPADMRAALKAWADERGIEAD